One segment of Candidatus Poribacteria bacterium DNA contains the following:
- a CDS encoding sigma-70 family RNA polymerase sigma factor, which yields MKLKCYSNKGRCPSYKIGDVFHPNNGTINSLSPDLKKCANCMAYAPPKMPDFADDLQQIATITLVEKGPKYNPKHESHASFGTFIRPRICASLMNAKIKEMNHMSRFQNYMDNDTDKHTDFIADLIDPHGDSFVEDVIWDETIANFEKALPEILPMFSDRERQVFLLIREDKRNKDIAEILNLTPARISVLVRQVESRLKQACIDLMLIE from the coding sequence ATGAAGTTAAAATGTTATTCAAACAAGGGTAGGTGCCCTTCTTACAAGATTGGCGATGTTTTTCACCCTAACAATGGAACTATTAATAGTCTGTCACCTGATTTAAAGAAATGTGCAAATTGTATGGCTTATGCACCACCGAAAATGCCAGATTTTGCAGATGATTTACAACAGATTGCCACTATAACACTTGTTGAAAAAGGACCCAAGTATAATCCGAAGCATGAGTCACATGCCAGTTTTGGAACTTTCATAAGACCCAGAATATGTGCAAGTTTGATGAATGCCAAGATTAAGGAAATGAATCACATGAGTCGTTTTCAAAATTATATGGACAACGACACTGATAAACATACGGATTTTATAGCTGATTTGATTGATCCTCATGGAGATTCTTTCGTGGAAGACGTGATATGGGATGAGACAATTGCGAATTTTGAGAAAGCGTTGCCGGAAATATTACCCATGTTCTCAGATCGAGAAAGGCAGGTGTTTCTGCTTATTCGTGAGGATAAAAGAAACAAAGATATAGCAGAAATATTGAATCTCACTCCGGCCCGTATAAGCGTATTGGTGCGTCAAGTGGAATCCAGACTCAAGCAAGCATGTATAGACCTAATGTTGATAGAATAG